Proteins from a genomic interval of Quercus lobata isolate SW786 chromosome 11, ValleyOak3.0 Primary Assembly, whole genome shotgun sequence:
- the LOC115968115 gene encoding uncharacterized protein LOC115968115 isoform X1 — protein MKAMRTVQDLIEEAKLRTVWWALCIFAVSYFMTHTSKSMWMNIPISILFVSALRILLNEVEFRWKVRSVRPPTYLSHLEKKQLSVNDSRLSTMPPPAKWKRKIDSPVVEAAMSDFIDKILKDFVVDLWYSEITPDREFPEQIRAIIMDALGEISGRVKELNLVDLLTRDIVDLIGNHLDLFRRNQAAIGVEVMATLSSEERDERLKHHLMASKELHPALISPESEYKVLQRLIGGVLAVVLRPREAQSPLIRSIARELVTCLVVQPVMNFASPGYINELIEYILLALNDESLKGVGNYESTNVVAHPLDHPLAAGAVRDDVTASRKYSSFSQGTDMTLDKINNQREITLDYNTEVPMNQSADWARVLNAVTQRRTEVLTPENLENLWTKGRNYKKKELKKIKAGLQDPITKGSGTKNAIPNKDLGKETLTNMPEIYVGIDQRAVKQLTHGLGIDVLSSDGNKTGKQFFLDPSKKLSFEGGHPVNELEHTNTPAADGNKSCLKRSNSTSALVVQPHTEKTFTGEHGGSIISEFYSANVGRHNEEHYGRSASDVVFHSEGQQFPKLRCRVMGAYFEKLGSKSFAVYSIAVTDAENRTWFVKRRYRNFERLHRHLKDIPNYTLHLPPKRIFSSSTEDAFVHQRCIQLDKYLQDLLSIANVAEQHEVWDFLSASSKNYSFGKSSSVMRSLAVNVDDAVDDIVRQFKGVSDGLIRKVSGPLPTYEASSSTASRNLPLNADDINRHVSSHYSVGTENSYSDNEEGDKDENHGHEEVNSSTNGWHSDNELNSKSFPPRVIKCGEEPRNLGSEKRHGLMVKSGIDQGGFPAADLPVISDHWEDPVGMPPEWTPSNVSVPLLNLVDKIFQLKRRGWLRRQVFWISKQILQLIMEDAIDDWLLRQIHWLRRDDVIAQGIRWVQDVLWPDGTFFMKLGTAQSNDDDTEPKQKPSQTTTRFGGSKISTLGAFEQQLEAARRASEVKKMLFACDQGVVHPQIWCFFYIDGAPTALVSLIGHKQYRRCARDIYYFTQSTTCVKQLGYAILEKSLVSVFPELKNLVHDVHGKMTIPQPV, from the exons ATGAAGGCGATGAGGACCGTACAGGATTTGATCGAGGAGGCTAAGCTTCGAACGGTTTGGTGGGCTTTGTGTATCTTCGCCGTTTCATACTTCATGACCC ATACGAGTAAATCAATGTGGATGAATATACCCATATCTATTCTGTTTGTTTCTGCACTTCGCATTCTTTTAAATGAAGTAGAGTTCCGTTGGAAGGTTCGATCAGTCCGTCCACCAACATATTTGTCTCATTTGGAGAAGAAACAGTTGTCAGTAAATGATTCACGCCTTTCTACTATGCCTCCCCCTGcaaaatggaaaaggaaaattgaTTCTCCTGTTGTTGAGGCTGCAATGAGtgattttattgataaaattttgaaggattttGTTGTAGATCTGTGGTATTCAGAAATTACCCCAGACAGGGAGTTTCCTGAGCAGATACGTGCTATAATCATGGATGCTCTTGGTGAAATCTCGGGAAGGGTTAAAGAGTTAAACCTTGTTGACTTGCTCacaag GGACATAGTTGATTTAATAGGGAATCACTTGGACCTCTTCAGAAGAAACCAAGCTGCTATAGGTGTTGAAGTTATGGCAACGCTTTCTTCTGAGGAGAGAGATGAAAGATTGAAACACCATCTTATGGCTTCTAAGGAGCTTCATCCTGCGTTGATATCTCCTGAGAGTGAGTACAAG GTTCTTCAACGGCTAATAGGTGGAGTGTTAGCTGTGGTACTCAGACCACGAGAAGCTCAATCTCCTTTGATTAGATCCATTGCTCGAGAACTTGTAACTTGCTTGGTTGTGCAACCAGTTATGAATTTTGCAAGCCCTGG GTACATCAACGAGTTGATTGAATACATTTTGCTTGCCCTTAACGATGAGAGCCTTAAAGGGGTAGGTAATTATGAGTCGACTAATGTGGTGGCTCATCCCCTTGATCATCCTCTTGCTGCAGGGGCTGTACGTGATGATGTTACTGCCTCAAGGAAATATTCATCCTTTTCTCAAGGGACTGATATGACATTGGATAAAATTAACAATCAGAGAGAAATAACCCTGGATTATAACACAGAAGTGCCTATGAACCAGTCTGCTGATTGGGCACGAGTGCTGAATGCTGTGACCCAGAGGAGAACTGAAGTTCTTACTCCTGAAAATCTCGAGAACTTGTGGACAAAAGgaagaaattataaaaagaaagaactGAAGAAAATCAAAGCAGGGCTTCAAGATCCTATAACAAAGGGTTCTGGAACAAAAAATGCTATACCTAATAAAGATCTGGGAAAGGAAACTTTAACCAACATGCCTGAAATATATGTAGGAATAGATCAGAGAGCTGTAAAGCAGCTAACACATGGACTAGGTATTGATGTTCTATCAAGTGATGGGAACAAAACTGGGAAACAGTTCTTTCTGGATCCTAGCAAAAAATTGTCTTTTGAGGGAGGGCATCCTGTTAATGAATTGGAGCATACTAATACTCCTGCAGCTGATGGAAATAAAAGTTGTCTTAAGAGATCCAATAGCACTTCTGCTTTGGTAGTCCAACCTCATACAGAAAAGACATTTACAGGAGAACATGGAGGGTCCATTATTTCGGAGTTCTACAGCGCCAATGTTGGCAGGCATAATGAAGAGCATTATGGCAGGAGTGCTTCAGACGTGGTGTTTCACAGTGAGGGACAACAATTTCCCAAGCTTAGGTGCCGG GTTATGGGAGCATACTTTGAGAAACTTGGATCAAAATCTTTTGCTGTTTATTCAATTGCAGTGACAGATGCAGAAAATAGGACTTGGTTCGTGAAAAGAAG ATACAGGAATTTTGAGCGATTACATCGGCATCTTAAAGATATTCCTAATTATACTCTACATTTGCCTCCCAAAAGGATATTCTCATCAAGCACAGAGGATGCTTTTGTTCATCAGCGCTGCATTCAGCTTGATAAATATCTGCAA GATCTCTTGTCAATAGCTAATGTTGCTGAACAACATGAAGTGTGGGATTTTTTGAGTGCTTCCTCTAAG AATTACTCTTTCGGGAAATCTTCCTCAGTGATGAGAAGCCTGGCAG TCAATGTTGATGATGCGGTGGATGATATTGTGCGTCAGTTCAAAGGGGTTTCAGATGGCTTAATTCGTAAAGTTTCTGGTCCATTACCCACTTATGAAGCATCTTCTTCAACAGCGAGCCGAAACTTACCCTTGAATGCAGATGATATAAATAGACATGTTTCAAGTCATTATAGTGTGGGAACTGAAAACAGTTATTCTGATAATGAAGAAGGTGACAAGGATGAAAATCATGGCCATGAGGAAGTCAATAGTAGCACCAATGGGTGGCATTCAGACAATGAATTGAACTCCAAAAGCTTTCCCCCTCGAGTAATCAAATGTGGTGAAGAGCCTAGGAACTTGGGTTCGGAGAAGAGACATGGTTTAATGGTGAAATCTGGGATAGACCAGGGTGGATTTCCAGCAGCAGATCTCCCGGTAATCTCAGATCACTGGGAGGACCCGGTTGGAATGCCACCCGAG TGGACTCCGTCTAATGTTAGTGTTCCTCTGTTGAATCTAGTTGATAAGATATTTCAGCTCAAGAGAAGAGGCTGGCTAAG AAGACAGGTCTTTTGGATATCAAAACAAATATTGCAGTTAATAATGGAAGATGCAATTGATGACTGGCTCTTGAGGCAGATTCATTGGCTCCGGAGAGATGACGTTATCGCTCAAGGGATTCGGTGGGTTCAAGAT gTTCTCTGGCCTGATGGCACATTCTTCATGAAATTAGGGACTGCTCAGAGTAATGATGATGATACTGAACCTAAACAAAAACCTTCTCAAACTACAACTCGATTTGGTGGCAGTAAGATCTCTACGTTGGGGGCTTTTGAACAACAGCTTGAGGCTGCTCGCAGGGCAAGTGAGGTCAAGAAAATGCTATTTG CATGTGATCAAGGGGTCGTACATCCACAAATCTGGTGCTTTTTTTATATAG ATGGAGCTCCAACGGCCTTGGTCAGCTTGATTGGGCATAAGCAGTACAGGCGTTGTGCAAGAGACATTTATTATTTCACTCAG TCTACTACTTGTGTGAAGCAACTTGGATACGCGATACTAGAAAAATCACTTGTATCAGTTTTCCCCGAGCTGAAGAATCTTGTTCATGATGTTCATGGGAAGATGACTATTCCACAACCTGTATAG
- the LOC115967536 gene encoding uncharacterized protein LOC115967536: MMNEEDKNRKRKHNNNQDFPFVKRFQEPDLTLRLNFGPTRPRQTSPVNQSLPSTSSSPPPPPSTMAPSQSMQALLSQTPSQIPPQLFSSHSLYNYMPHFVPQPRQETSTSIPVVYHRPETATPRPSRARRNPTQVPRAGKSETVPALFPWATTHRATVHSLDYMLSKEIVSITGEVQCKRCEIKYEMEYDLKEKFMDVARFIENNKSNMRDRAPSIWMNPVLPRCKYCEHENSVKPIIADKKKGINWLFLLLGQMIGCCTLEQLKYFCKHTKNHRTGAKDRVLYLTYLGLCKQLCPDGPFDR, encoded by the coding sequence ATGATGAACGAAGAAGACAAGAACAGGAAGAGAAAGCACAACAACAATCAAGATTTCCCATTTGTAAAAAGGTTTCAAGAACCTGATCTTACCCTTAGGCTTAACTTTGGTCCCACAAGACCTAGGCAAACATCACCAGTAAACCAATCATTaccatcaacatcatcatcaccaccaccaccgccatcAACAATGGCTCCATCACAATCAATGCAAGCACTTTTATCCCAAACCCCATCTCAAATTCCCCCTCAACTCTTTTCCTCACACTCTCTATACAATTATATGCCACACTTCGTGCCACAGCCGCGGCAGGAGACCTCCACATCAATCCCGGTGGTGTACCACCGCCCTGAGACCGCCACACCCCGCCCTTCACGAGCTCGTCGTAACCCGACACAGGTCCCGCGTGCAGGAAAGAGCGAGACTGTGCCGGCTCTGTTCCCGTGGGCCACAACTCATCGTGCTACGGTGCATAGTCTCGATTACATGCTATCCAAGGAAATAGTTTCTATCACTGGTGAGGTGCAATGCAAGCGTTGTGAGATTAAGTATGAGATGGAATATGATCTGAAAGAAAAGTTCATGGATGTTGCAAGATTTATAGAGAATAACAAGAGCAACATGCGTGATAGGGCTCCTAGTATTTGGATGAATCCTGTTCTTCCAAGGTGCAAGTACTGTGAACATGAAAATAGCGTGAAGCCGATTATTGCAGATAAGAAGAAGGGAATCAACTGGCTGTTTTTGCTTCTGGGTCAAATGATTGGTTGCTGTACGCTTGAGCAGTTGAAGTATTTCTGCAAGCACACCAAGAATCATCGAACAGGTGCCAAAGATCGAGTTCTTTATCTCACATATCTTGGATTGTGTAAACAGCTTTGCCCAGATGGCCCTTTTGATCGATAA
- the LOC115968115 gene encoding uncharacterized protein LOC115968115 isoform X2, whose protein sequence is MKAMRTVQDLIEEAKLRTVWWALCIFAVSYFMTHTSKSMWMNIPISILFVSALRILLNEVEFRWKVRSVRPPTYLSHLEKKQLSVNDSRLSTMPPPAKWKRKIDSPVVEAAMSDFIDKILKDFVVDLWYSEITPDREFPEQIRAIIMDALGEISGRVKELNLVDLLTRDIVDLIGNHLDLFRRNQAAIGVEVMATLSSEERDERLKHHLMASKELHPALISPESEYKVLQRLIGGVLAVVLRPREAQSPLIRSIARELVTCLVVQPVMNFASPGYINELIEYILLALNDESLKGVGNYESTNVVAHPLDHPLAAGAVRDDVTASRKYSSFSQGTDMTLDKINNQREITLDYNTEVPMNQSADWARVLNAVTQRRTEVLTPENLENLWTKGRNYKKKELKKIKAGLQDPITKGSGTKNAIPNKDLGKETLTNMPEIYVGIDQRAVKQLTHGLGIDVLSSDGNKTGKQFFLDPSKKLSFEGGHPVNELEHTNTPAADGNKSCLKRSNSTSALVVQPHTEKTFTGEHGGSIISEFYSANVGRHNEEHYGRSASDVVFHSEGQQFPKLRCRVMGAYFEKLGSKSFAVYSIAVTDAENRTWFVKRRYRNFERLHRHLKDIPNYTLHLPPKRIFSSSTEDAFVHQRCIQLDKYLQDLLSIANVAEQHEVWDFLSASSKNYSFGKSSSVMRSLAVNVDDAVDDIVRQFKGVSDGLIRKVSGPLPTYEASSSTASRNLPLNADDINRHVSSHYSVGTENSYSDNEEGDKDENHGHEEVNSSTNGWHSDNELNSKSFPPRVIKCGEEPRNLGSEKRHGLMVKSGIDQGGFPAADLPVISDHWEDPVGMPPEWTPSNVSVPLLNLVDKIFQLKRRGWLRRQVFWISKQILQLIMEDAIDDWLLRQIHWLRRDDVIAQGIRWVQDVLWPDGTFFMKLGTAQSNDDDTEPKQKPSQTTTRFGGSKISTLGAFEQQLEAARRASEVKKMLFDGAPTALVSLIGHKQYRRCARDIYYFTQSTTCVKQLGYAILEKSLVSVFPELKNLVHDVHGKMTIPQPV, encoded by the exons ATGAAGGCGATGAGGACCGTACAGGATTTGATCGAGGAGGCTAAGCTTCGAACGGTTTGGTGGGCTTTGTGTATCTTCGCCGTTTCATACTTCATGACCC ATACGAGTAAATCAATGTGGATGAATATACCCATATCTATTCTGTTTGTTTCTGCACTTCGCATTCTTTTAAATGAAGTAGAGTTCCGTTGGAAGGTTCGATCAGTCCGTCCACCAACATATTTGTCTCATTTGGAGAAGAAACAGTTGTCAGTAAATGATTCACGCCTTTCTACTATGCCTCCCCCTGcaaaatggaaaaggaaaattgaTTCTCCTGTTGTTGAGGCTGCAATGAGtgattttattgataaaattttgaaggattttGTTGTAGATCTGTGGTATTCAGAAATTACCCCAGACAGGGAGTTTCCTGAGCAGATACGTGCTATAATCATGGATGCTCTTGGTGAAATCTCGGGAAGGGTTAAAGAGTTAAACCTTGTTGACTTGCTCacaag GGACATAGTTGATTTAATAGGGAATCACTTGGACCTCTTCAGAAGAAACCAAGCTGCTATAGGTGTTGAAGTTATGGCAACGCTTTCTTCTGAGGAGAGAGATGAAAGATTGAAACACCATCTTATGGCTTCTAAGGAGCTTCATCCTGCGTTGATATCTCCTGAGAGTGAGTACAAG GTTCTTCAACGGCTAATAGGTGGAGTGTTAGCTGTGGTACTCAGACCACGAGAAGCTCAATCTCCTTTGATTAGATCCATTGCTCGAGAACTTGTAACTTGCTTGGTTGTGCAACCAGTTATGAATTTTGCAAGCCCTGG GTACATCAACGAGTTGATTGAATACATTTTGCTTGCCCTTAACGATGAGAGCCTTAAAGGGGTAGGTAATTATGAGTCGACTAATGTGGTGGCTCATCCCCTTGATCATCCTCTTGCTGCAGGGGCTGTACGTGATGATGTTACTGCCTCAAGGAAATATTCATCCTTTTCTCAAGGGACTGATATGACATTGGATAAAATTAACAATCAGAGAGAAATAACCCTGGATTATAACACAGAAGTGCCTATGAACCAGTCTGCTGATTGGGCACGAGTGCTGAATGCTGTGACCCAGAGGAGAACTGAAGTTCTTACTCCTGAAAATCTCGAGAACTTGTGGACAAAAGgaagaaattataaaaagaaagaactGAAGAAAATCAAAGCAGGGCTTCAAGATCCTATAACAAAGGGTTCTGGAACAAAAAATGCTATACCTAATAAAGATCTGGGAAAGGAAACTTTAACCAACATGCCTGAAATATATGTAGGAATAGATCAGAGAGCTGTAAAGCAGCTAACACATGGACTAGGTATTGATGTTCTATCAAGTGATGGGAACAAAACTGGGAAACAGTTCTTTCTGGATCCTAGCAAAAAATTGTCTTTTGAGGGAGGGCATCCTGTTAATGAATTGGAGCATACTAATACTCCTGCAGCTGATGGAAATAAAAGTTGTCTTAAGAGATCCAATAGCACTTCTGCTTTGGTAGTCCAACCTCATACAGAAAAGACATTTACAGGAGAACATGGAGGGTCCATTATTTCGGAGTTCTACAGCGCCAATGTTGGCAGGCATAATGAAGAGCATTATGGCAGGAGTGCTTCAGACGTGGTGTTTCACAGTGAGGGACAACAATTTCCCAAGCTTAGGTGCCGG GTTATGGGAGCATACTTTGAGAAACTTGGATCAAAATCTTTTGCTGTTTATTCAATTGCAGTGACAGATGCAGAAAATAGGACTTGGTTCGTGAAAAGAAG ATACAGGAATTTTGAGCGATTACATCGGCATCTTAAAGATATTCCTAATTATACTCTACATTTGCCTCCCAAAAGGATATTCTCATCAAGCACAGAGGATGCTTTTGTTCATCAGCGCTGCATTCAGCTTGATAAATATCTGCAA GATCTCTTGTCAATAGCTAATGTTGCTGAACAACATGAAGTGTGGGATTTTTTGAGTGCTTCCTCTAAG AATTACTCTTTCGGGAAATCTTCCTCAGTGATGAGAAGCCTGGCAG TCAATGTTGATGATGCGGTGGATGATATTGTGCGTCAGTTCAAAGGGGTTTCAGATGGCTTAATTCGTAAAGTTTCTGGTCCATTACCCACTTATGAAGCATCTTCTTCAACAGCGAGCCGAAACTTACCCTTGAATGCAGATGATATAAATAGACATGTTTCAAGTCATTATAGTGTGGGAACTGAAAACAGTTATTCTGATAATGAAGAAGGTGACAAGGATGAAAATCATGGCCATGAGGAAGTCAATAGTAGCACCAATGGGTGGCATTCAGACAATGAATTGAACTCCAAAAGCTTTCCCCCTCGAGTAATCAAATGTGGTGAAGAGCCTAGGAACTTGGGTTCGGAGAAGAGACATGGTTTAATGGTGAAATCTGGGATAGACCAGGGTGGATTTCCAGCAGCAGATCTCCCGGTAATCTCAGATCACTGGGAGGACCCGGTTGGAATGCCACCCGAG TGGACTCCGTCTAATGTTAGTGTTCCTCTGTTGAATCTAGTTGATAAGATATTTCAGCTCAAGAGAAGAGGCTGGCTAAG AAGACAGGTCTTTTGGATATCAAAACAAATATTGCAGTTAATAATGGAAGATGCAATTGATGACTGGCTCTTGAGGCAGATTCATTGGCTCCGGAGAGATGACGTTATCGCTCAAGGGATTCGGTGGGTTCAAGAT gTTCTCTGGCCTGATGGCACATTCTTCATGAAATTAGGGACTGCTCAGAGTAATGATGATGATACTGAACCTAAACAAAAACCTTCTCAAACTACAACTCGATTTGGTGGCAGTAAGATCTCTACGTTGGGGGCTTTTGAACAACAGCTTGAGGCTGCTCGCAGGGCAAGTGAGGTCAAGAAAATGCTATTTG ATGGAGCTCCAACGGCCTTGGTCAGCTTGATTGGGCATAAGCAGTACAGGCGTTGTGCAAGAGACATTTATTATTTCACTCAG TCTACTACTTGTGTGAAGCAACTTGGATACGCGATACTAGAAAAATCACTTGTATCAGTTTTCCCCGAGCTGAAGAATCTTGTTCATGATGTTCATGGGAAGATGACTATTCCACAACCTGTATAG
- the LOC115967599 gene encoding cell division cycle-associated protein 7-like, with the protein MARAKRARKTSENEGNVVQNENSGYEQFREQRIKENMERMQKLGILDLSHNLKKSHTKPKPNPTPRNPSDKKTHDPLPLSGSPRRSTRLKTLTPVSYSEDHPKRKRGSSRNIEIHILEGSQPEIYTEEHDKLLGDCKSSWTLSVDGYGKDGERIYDPVNGETCHQCRQKTLGLRTHCSQCTLVQGQFCGDCLYMRYGENVIEANQNPDWICPVCRGICNCSLCRKGKGWMPTGNLYRKVLKSGFKSVAHYLIQTRRSQSDLVDSGTETLASPEVSQPSELLDTDKSPDEVSKPQLYDSKDVKMEEDEVQCFDTNHADINHAYNKGDDDVDINDELNEKQEDISEESQQF; encoded by the exons ATGGCTCGGGCAAAGAGAGCACGAAAAACCAGTGAGAATGAAGGAAACGTTGTACAGAATGAAAATTCAGGGTACGAGCAGTTCAGGGAGCAGAGGATCAAAGAAAACATGGAGAGGATGCAGAAGCTAGGCATTCTTGACCTCTCTCACAACCTTAAGAAGTCCCACACCAAGCCAAAGCCAAACCCAACTCCAAGAAACCCTTCTGACAAAAAAACCCACGACCCATTGCCCCTTTCTGGCTCTCCAAGGCGCTCTACTAg GTTGAAGACTTTGACTCCAGTTAGCTATTCAGAAGACCATCCGAAAAGGAAGAGGGGCTCCTCAAGGAATATTGAGATTCATATACTTGAAGGTTCACAGCCAGAAATTTATACTGAAGAACATGATAAGCTTCTGGGAGACTGTAAGTCAAGTTGGACACTTTCAGTGGATGGATATGGCAAGGACGGGGAGCGCATCTATGATCCGGTGAATGGAGAGACATGCCATCAATGCAG ACAGAAAACTCTTGGTCTGCGTACCCATTGCAGCCAATGCACCTTGGTCCAAGGGCAGTTTTGTGGGGATTGCTTATACATGAg ATATGGAGAGAATGTGATAGAAGCCAATCAAAATCCCGATTGGATTTGCCCTGTTTGTAGAGGAATTTGCAACTGCAGTCTTTGCCGTAAGGGAAAAGGGTGGATGCCCACTGGTAATCTTTACAGGAAG GTTTTAAAATCGGGCTTCAAGTCTGTGGCACATTATCTCATTCAGACGCGCCGCTCTCAATCTGACTTGGTGGACTCAGGTACTGAAACTTTGGCTTCTCCAGAGGTTTCACAGCCTTCTGAACTTCTTGACACGGACAAGAGCCCTGATGAAGTCTCAAAACCTCAACTTTATGATTCTAAAGATGTCAAGATGGAAGAGGATGAAGTGCAGTGTTTTGATACCAATCATGCTGATATCAATCATGCATATAACAAAGGAGATGATGACGTGGATATTAATGATGAGCTGAATGAAAAGCAAGAGGACATCAGTGAGGAGTCTCAACAATTCTAA